GGTATATATGGAAAGGTCGGAATAATAAAGTGTTTAGTAATCTGGAAATTGATCCAAGGGAAACACTTAGATTAGCAGAACTGGAATCGGCACTTTGGGCTGAAGCACAGGTAATCACTGATCAAAGAAGGGAGATGCAAGTACAGACAAGACCTACATTAGAAACTACAGGACGATGGTGTTTCATAGATGGTTCGTCGAAAGAGAAGGAACTATTTTCGGGACAAGGATGGTATAGTACCTTATCGGGTTTTGATAGTTTATTAGGAGCAAGGAATGTAAGGGCGTGTCTATCACCTCTTCACTCGGAGGTGGAGGCGTTGATTTGGGCAATGGAATGTATGAAGAATCTAAGACAGTTTCAGGTTACGTTTGCAACGGATTGTTCTCAATTGGTGAAGATGGTTTCAGAACAAGAAGAATGACCAGCATTTGAAAGCTACATGGAAGATATCAAGCTTTTACGAAGAAGCTTCCTCAACTCAGACATCATCCATGTACCCCGAACGGAGAATCTAAGGGCGGATAGCTTGGCACATAGTGCTAGGAAACAACCGTCTTTCGTCGTTCATATGGATGCAGAGTTGCCAATTTGGTTTACAGAGTCAATATGAGTCTGTGAATGTCTTGCTGTTAAAAAAAAACAATTCTTGGGTATTTTAATTATGATTATATCAAATTCCACAAACATAAAACCATCAAATTAAAAGCAAACTAAATATTACGAAAATGAATAATTTTAATAATGATAAACTATAATATATTTACCTTGTTAAAGTATATAGTTTTTTGCTATTTCAAAATATTTTTTTAATTATTTGATCAAAAGATGCTTATTGTTAAAATATTTTATTTATTTTTGACTATAATATCAGTCAATTATAGAAAAAATATAAATTAAAATTTACTTATATAATATGATTTCTCAAAAATAATTGTAAAGTTTTTACTGGTTATTTTTAAGAGATATAAAACATTTTAATAATGATAAACTATAATAGTGACTCAGATTAAATAATTACGAAAATAAAATAATTTTAATAATGAAAAAATATAATATATCTACCTCGTTAAAGTATACCGTGTTATGCTATTTCAAAATATTTTTTAATTATTTGATCAAAAGATGTTTCTTGTTAAAATTTATTTTTAGTTTTCTTAAATCTCTTAAAAATAAGCAGTAAAAATATTTATGATTGTTATTGAGAAAAGATATTATCCAAGTAAAATTTAATTTATAGATTCTTTCTATTATTGAAAGTATATAATCAACTAAATATATGAAAAAATAAATAAAACTTTTAATAATAATTATTATAAACTATTTTCAGTCAATTAAACATATATCATTTTATTTTATTATTTTATGTAATCATCAAGGAAAATAGATAGATATATAAAAAAATATTTTATGACTTTGACACTATTTGTTTTTGTATTTTTTAAATTTTTTAAAAAGAAATAATATTTCTTTTTCTAATATCAAGATTATATGTATGAACTTTTTTTATGATGTCACATTATATACAAATATATATTTTCATATAAGAAAATATAGATATATAAAGTATTTTATTACTTAGAAGTATATTGTATGTTATTTAAAAATATTTTTAAATGGAATATTACTATTTTGTGAATTTTCCTTGTTAATGAAATCATATTATACATACATATATTTTCGATTTAAATTTGTTTTTAAACTTTATAAGTTTTTTCTTTTTTTATTATATAATAGGTGATTCTCCTGTGCTCATGCACAGATATAAATATTTACGTAATATTTGAATTAAAATAATTTATAAAAGTTTGATTGTTTAGAATTTTTAAGTTATTTTTTAATTTTCATGTATAATAAAAATATATTATTATTATTATCTTCCCATATTAATTGAATATGTGATTTCACATATACTATTTTGTATTATTTCAAATATTTATTTTTCATATGTTAAATTACATCTCTTATTTAAATTAAACAGTGATTTTAATATTGGATTATTATTTTCTTAATTTCATGTAGTTCAGTTCATTCTCTTATATTTGTAAATTCTGTATAAATGGGTATATGTTTTAGAAAAATTAGAAAACATAACTATCAAATCAGAGTTGTATTAATAAACATAACTTGTAATATTTTAAAATTTTATATACGGTTTTTAACACTACTACACACTAAATCATAATATTTTTTATTTAATTATTAAGAATGATTGGTTATTTATGTTTTAGTATACTGGATTGTACCAATTTTATGATTACAATTTTTTGTACAATTAAATTAAAATAATAACATATTTTTAAGTTAAATTTTGTTTGCTTTTATCTTAGGATGAAAGATATATTTTGTAAGATTATGTATAATTTGATATATGCTGTTTTCGATAAAATTAGAAAAAAATTGAAGTGTTGATAAAATTTTTTATAAAAATTCTAATCATTCAATCAAAAATATATTGATAAATAATAAATCTTATTTATTTTGTTGCAGCCACACAATTTTAAATATTTATTTGGTTTTAAAATAATCATAAGATATAATCATTTTTGAAAAAGAATGAGATATTAAATAATCATTTATGTTGTTTAGAATTTTTTTCTTTATTAATTATTAGATCAATACAAATTTTAATCAAAAAAAATTATCAGATCAAAAGATATTTATAAGAATATCTGAATTATTCTCTTTTTAATTTGTTTTGTGAAGTTATGTTTATATATATTTATAAGTATATATATTTAAAATTTATAGATATTTTTTTTTGTTGCAGGAAACATAAAGAATAATAAAATTAAATTCGTTTTTATATAAAAATCTAAGTTTATATTTTACAAATATTTCTTTTTTATTATTTTTATGCTTTAGTAAAAAAGAAAATTACATTCAGAAGTTAATCACAATTGTTAAGAAAAAAAAAACATAAATAATTGTTAATAATGGCAATAAGAAATAATATTATTAGTTCATTAAGGGTATCATTATAAAAAACCATTATGAAAGTTAACGTGAGCGCGACACGTAGGAAACTGACTTCTCAAATAATATTATAGAGATTACAAATTTGCGGGATACTCAACACGGCTTTCATAGTATGGACCTTTACATATTAGTGTTACTAGATGTTTTCCTGCACCATATGCAGTAAGAAATTTTTTTAATCTAACTTATATTTAAAAATAAATTTTATTAAATATTATAGATTTTACTATTTTCTTACCAATATTTAATATATGTTAGATATATATTAAATCAATTTTTATAAAACTAATAAAATGATATAAAATTGTATAATTATCAAAAACTTAGCCTAAACATATTTATAAAATTTGTAGGTATATAAAAAACTAATGATCTTACGATTAGATATTTAAATTTTTTAAAAAATTATAGAAATTTTTGAAAGCTTTAGTAATACAAATTGTATAATTATACAAAAATAATAATATTTAGAAATTTGAAATGTTATATGAATATATTTATTTTATAGATGATGTATGAGCTATTAGCATATTTAAAAAAAAGTTTACCAAAAAGAAATATCAATATTAAATGTAATATATGAATTATTACCATATTCTAATAAATTTGCCAAAAATATAAATCAACATTAAATGAAATTATCCATGTCATATTTTTTCGGAAGCCATGTCATCAATTTCAGTAACCATGTCATATTTGTTTTGTGAAATTGATTGTAGAAAGGACATGTGGCAAAATCACTTCGCAAATATAGTCTAGAGGATAGACATTTAATAATTACCTTGACTAAAAACCAAACCCATAAATAATTTATTATTAATAAAATTATGAAATTATTTATTTTTTAATTATATTAATCAGCTGTTTTTATATATTTAATTTATTTTTGAATTTTGAAAATCATTGTATTTTCTTTAAACATGTATAATAATTTATAATTTTTTTCTATGGCATGCTAAATTACAGTTCTTTATTTCTTCATATTTTAAATTCATAAATAATGTTTTTATATATCACATATAATTTTCTAATTACATATATATGATGAATTGTTTATATGATATCAAATATTTGCCATACAATAGATGGTTTAACACGAAAAAATATTCAAGACTTAGTGAATGTAATGCGATTAAATATTACAAGTACATCAGTTAATAAAACAAAAAACAAAAACGGAAAATGCATATCCGCACGATCATCCGGGTCACCATCTAGTTTATATAAGCTAGCGGGTGATCAGGATGTATTTAATGATGCCTATTTGTCCTCAAACCACAAAACAGAAAACATGGGAAAAGAAGAGTAACAAGTCAAACTGTTGTTTTGGTAAGTTAAAAGTCTTTGAGTTTTCTTGTTGCAGTAGTCTACTGTCTCTCACTCATACACAAACGTTCCTCTGTTTTTTTTTCTTTGAAAACTAACAAAAACAGAACAAAAGAAACATGAAGAAAACCTGCAATTTTCTGCAGTTTGCAATAGGATGTAAACACATGTTTGTGTTATGCGGGGAAAAGATTAGCATATGTTTCGTGAAGTACAAATTAACACTCCTTACAAGAATACACATTACCTTTAAGGTTAGGCATAACACACGCTTGACAACAGGTGTTCTAATCAGAAAAATGTGTTGATATTGAAACGATGGTTATGAAGAAAATGAATTATCACATCTCCAGATATCATTTCGTACGTGTTCCAGCAGTCCAGTGAACTATTTTCTTATGTATTTCTCCTATATGAATGATTTCAGTCGTTTTATTCACCATTTTCTATGTTAATATTTAGAGTTTAAAAAAATAACACTTCAAATTCATTATAAAGAGGAGGAGGAGGCACTTGTGAAACTTGTGAAGCAAACAAAAGAATGGATCAAGAAAGTCCTCTTTTTTTTGTGACATCAAGACAAGTATCGATCAGTGAAGGGGGAAGATAAGGATAAATACTTTTGGAATTGTATATTTAAAAGAACAACTAGAGTCAGAAAACAACGAAGGCCAACAAAAGAAATCAATGAAAGAGCATAATTTTATTACACTGGATACTGAATACCTGAAGAAAGGATACGTTTACCTTTGGTGTCTAGCTTTGGTGGGAACCAAAAAGGGCCTGGGAAAGCTAGGTCTCCACCCCTCTCTTTCCAAACATCATCCATGCATTTTATTCCAAAGCTCGTGTCGCTTAAATGATAGATGCAGTTTGGTCTCTTGTCATGCAAACAAGATGCCGGGAGACAAAAAGATTCAGCCTTAGAGATGAAAATGCACTCACCTCCAAAGTCTTTAGTATAAACAGCGTTTCCTTCCTCGTCTATTTTCAACACAAGGAATTTGTCCAATTCACTTCTCCCGTCTTGTGGGTTGATATCTTTGGACCATTTCACCAGAAAAGTCTCACCTGTGTGTGACGACTCCACCAAGTAGTGCTCCATCCTGCATGACCAGTCCGAGTGCTTCCAGTCGAACTTTCTCAGAAACTCTTTCTCGATAAACGTACCCGTGCTCTTTACATACATGTCTTCAAACACGCGTTGTTTCGGGTACGACAACATCTGAATCTTTGGTTCGTTCACGTGTCTCCCAAGATTACATGATGCTGTGTAGTTTCCTCCCGAAGCTGGCATGGAGAACAGACCATCTCTCTTGTAGTACATTATATGGGAGGAGAAGAAGCTGGGGTCTGAGATTCTGATGTTTCTCCACTTGCAATTTCGCTGAGCAGGCCTACATAAGCTTAGCTGAGGTCCCAAGAACTTGACAGCCACGATGCAGTCTTCATCCTCAGGAGAAGAAGAGGACATGGCTACGTTGGTTACAATTTGGGTTTGGCAATGAGGCAGAGTTACAAGAGGAGGCAGAGGAATGCGTTTTGGGTCTGTATACGACGCATAGGGGTCGAAGTCATATTGAAGACGAATGGTCCCATTTTTCAAAGTTGCTACCCAGCCGTGGGATGCTCCTATGGTGGTTCCCATCCCCTTTGCTAACTCCATAGGCACTTTCTTTTCTGTGCAGTCTATCAAGTTATCAACGTAGCTGTAGATAGCTAGATATCCAACGTCACCATCTCTCACAGTAGTTCCACAAGGTGTTACTTTGAAGATGTGATTAGAGAAGCTCCGAGAAGAAGCGGTGAGGTGGCTTACTCCGAAGGATCGCTTGAGCCGCCTGAGAAGATGAGACATGGCTGCTTTGGAGGTTACGAGGATAAATAACCAGTCTCTTGATCAGAAGTAAGAGGATATATTAACTTGTCGGATTGGTCACCAAGTAAGCAATACTCTTGGCCCTAATTTTCCTATTACTCTAATAGGGATATAACTGAATATTCCTTTTTTATTAAAAGATATCTATATATTAATTGAATGGGAAAATTCCATATAAATACACAACATTAATTATTATTTTCAACTTGATACACAGGTTTTTAAAGTGACCGAAACAATACACAAACTAATTTTTTGTATTCCTTTAAAACACCAACTAAAGGCCATGTAGCCATTTTAGTTTGACTCATTACCACCATTACCAAAACTGTTAACACCTTAAATTAGCAATCTTGCCGTTTAATGTTAAACCATGGTTAACAAACTAACCTTTTATCTTAAACATGTCGATTAGTTTACTCTCCCCAAACCGGAAAACCCTAATTTCTAAGAAAGAGAGCAATTAATTTTCATAAAACAAATCACCTTCTTGACGTCAAAAAGAAAAAAAAACAAGTCACTCTTCACGTCAAAAAAAAAAATCACTTTGTTCTCGCTTTCAGAATGTTCGCCATAAAAGTGTAGTCTTTGAGAGACGAAGTGTCTTTGTGGTTTTGTTGGAGTTGTTGCTGTAATTGTCCATCGCTTAAAGTAATAAGTTGTCTGTGTTGTTGGTTGTGTGTTTGTTGGAATTGAACCTTTGATTAAACACACAAAGAGAAGGTGAAATCAAGAGAGAAGAACAAGTGGAAGCAAGAAAGCTTGCCACACAAGAAAATAAGAATGAAGGAAGTGACCAAGGCGTCACTTAGAAGAAGAACAACGAAGTGTAGCAGAACAAAGAAGAAAGATGAAGAAGAGACTTGGCCTGCAAGAAACGGAGGAGCTAGAAGAAGATCCAACTTGGACAACATGTAGTAAGTAGAGAAATCTACTATTAGTATGTATGTGTGTGTAATGTTGTAAGATATCCAACTCTAATAAAGAAAAATAGTTGGAGAAGTAACATGCATACAAGATAAACTCTCTTTTCTCTCTACAAAGACAGACAAGCGTGACTGAGAAAGTCAAAAGAGAATGAGTGTGAGCTTGTGTTATGACATTTTAGGGAAAAAGTTAAAGGAAAATTTACACTTAGATTTTTTTTTTAATGATTAATTAATTTATAGAATAAGAAAGGAAGAAAAAAGAATTCTCAAAGCCGTGGCCGTCATTCTCCTTCCGTTTCCAGATCTCCTTCCCGCTCGGATTTGAGTCCGTCTAGGTCTCTTTGGCGCTCTTCTTCTTCATCTCCTTCCCGGAGTGACAGTTCAGGGAATCGCAGCCCTCTGTCCTGGAAAAAAGGTTAGGGTTTCTTTCCTATATTTGGTAATTTGGCTCTTTTAGTAAGTGAGTTGAGTTCAAATCTGGTTCTTATTCATATTGGTTCGGTGTGTGAATATCTTTGTACAGGTTTGATATAGTTACCGGACTATATATATAGTCAATGTTGTTACAGAGAATCCAGGACAATCTAACAAAGAGAGAGAGAGAGATCTGTATAATCTAAAACTGAATAGTAACATAATTTCCTATATTCTGTCACGATCTGGATCCTCACCCAGCAAGTATGCCTTCGCCCATTTAAAATGTTGTTAGGGTTATCTTTGATATCTCCTAGATTTCATTTGGTTGATATTGTGAAGTGTGTGTGTTTTGATGGTTTATTTCGTTGAATCAATTCGATTTGAGTGAGAAAAGTTTGTATGTTTTTGATGATCGGTGCAACTCTAAGGTAAGTAAGAGATCGATTTTGGAAACACAACGTATCAATCAATAAACTAGAGATGGGTTTGCTATTGATGTATTTTTTTTTGGTGTCAAATGCGATTGATGTATAAGCTCATTGTTTTTTTATGATACAACAATAGTTAGACCCAATTAATGTGTAATAGAGATTTATCTGCTCTTTTCCTAGTTATTAATCTTCTCAAGAGGCATCGAGAATTGACAGACCTTCTTGTTTTACTAGGTACGTATATGCTTCTGATATGTGTAGTTTACTTGTAGATAATTTTTTGAAGTTTAACTTTGTTTTGGTATTCTAATTTTGTTCCAAATATGATAGCAGTAGCAACACAGCTGTGATTCTTGTCACAGATGCATCTATTGGTGCCTTCTGAAGGCGTTTTTTTATGGAGTCTACAATGAGATATCTTCATG
The DNA window shown above is from Brassica oleracea var. oleracea cultivar TO1000 chromosome C3, BOL, whole genome shotgun sequence and carries:
- the LOC106330939 gene encoding uncharacterized protein LOC106330939, yielding MSHLLRRLKRSFGVSHLTASSRSFSNHIFKVTPCGTTVRDGDVGYLAIYSYVDNLIDCTEKKVPMELAKGMGTTIGASHGWVATLKNGTIRLQYDFDPYASYTDPKRIPLPPLVTLPHCQTQIVTNVAMSSSSPEDEDCIVAVKFLGPQLSLCRPAQRNCKWRNIRISDPSFFSSHIMYYKRDGLFSMPASGGNYTASCNLGRHVNEPKIQMLSYPKQRVFEDIKFDWKHSDWSCRMEHYLVESSHTGETFLVKWSKDINPQDGRSELDKFLVLKIDEEGNAVYTKDFGGECIFISKAESFCLPASCLHDKRPNCIYHLSDTSFGIKCMDDVWKERGGDLAFPGPFWFPPKLDTKGKRILSSGIQYPV